In Myxococcus stipitatus, the following are encoded in one genomic region:
- a CDS encoding SDR family NAD(P)-dependent oxidoreductase: MQEAKQPIAKHLKTLTGRVAVVTGASRGAGRAIALVLAEAGATVYVTGRSSSGQSTENLPGTVEDAAKEVTQRGGKGIGVRVDHTSEQDVAAFFERVRRESGRLDLLVNNVWGGYEQYDGPGFDLPFWEQPPEKRWQGMYVAGLRAHFLSSRSAAPLLIERKADAPPGLIINTVGWAYGEYLRNLYYDVCKSAIIRMSYGMGLELKKHRVAAVALAPGFMRTERVMAEHAKGPFDLSGTESPEYGGRAAAALAGDPRIMERTGKLFTSGDLAREYGFTDIDGKQPEGFRIPPYEEEQQHQSTGT; this comes from the coding sequence ATGCAAGAAGCCAAGCAGCCCATCGCGAAACACCTGAAGACCCTGACCGGCCGCGTCGCCGTGGTGACGGGCGCCAGCCGTGGCGCGGGGCGAGCCATCGCCCTGGTGCTCGCCGAGGCGGGGGCCACTGTCTATGTCACCGGCCGCAGCTCCTCCGGGCAGAGCACCGAGAACCTTCCTGGCACGGTGGAGGACGCCGCGAAGGAGGTGACGCAGCGAGGTGGGAAGGGAATCGGCGTGCGGGTGGACCACACGTCGGAGCAGGACGTGGCCGCGTTCTTCGAGCGCGTCCGGCGCGAGTCCGGGCGATTGGACCTGCTCGTCAACAACGTCTGGGGAGGTTACGAGCAGTATGACGGCCCCGGCTTCGACCTGCCGTTCTGGGAGCAGCCGCCGGAGAAGCGCTGGCAGGGCATGTACGTCGCGGGCCTGCGTGCGCACTTCCTCTCGAGCCGGTCGGCGGCGCCATTGCTCATCGAGCGCAAGGCGGACGCGCCTCCGGGTCTCATCATCAACACGGTGGGCTGGGCCTACGGCGAGTACCTGCGCAACCTGTACTACGACGTCTGCAAGTCGGCGATCATCCGGATGAGCTATGGCATGGGCTTGGAGTTGAAGAAGCATCGCGTCGCGGCGGTGGCGCTGGCCCCGGGCTTCATGCGCACGGAGCGCGTGATGGCCGAGCACGCGAAGGGACCGTTTGACCTGAGCGGCACGGAGTCGCCCGAGTACGGAGGGAGGGCCGCGGCGGCGCTCGCCGGGGACCCGCGCATCATGGAGCGCACCGGTAAGCTGTTCACGTCGGGCGACCTGGCGCGCGAGTACGGCTTCACGGACATAGACGGCAAGCAGCCCGAGGGCTTCCGCATCCCGCCCTACG